Within Sphingomonas piscis, the genomic segment GTCGCCAACACTACCGTATCACGTCCCACTCTGGGCTCTGCGCACGCAGGGGAAAGCGGCGGCCTTTCGGGGGCGCCGCTCAAAGCGCTCGCGCTTGAGGCGCTGCGCACCTTTCGCGCGGCCAGTGGCGGCAAAGTGACCTTGATCGCCGCCGGCGGAGTGTCAACAGCGGACGATGCTTGGGAACGCATCACTGCCGGCGCCAGCCTGGTCCAGCTTTATTCCGCCATGGTCTACGAAGGGCCCGGCATCGCACGCCGGATCGTCCAGGGCCTCAAGGAACGGGTGAAGCGCGAAGGGTTGAAATCGATCGAAGAGGCAGTCGGCAGCGCCCGTTAAAGCGCGGGCAGCACCAGCACCACGCCTTCCCGCCGCGGATCGAAGCCGCCATCCACCTGCCCGTCGCGAATCAGCACCCCGTGCACCCCGGAGTCCTCGCCGACGCCGGGCTTCAGCGTGACTCCGCGGCCTGCCAGCGCGGCCAGCAGTTCAGGCGAAAATTTCGTCACCTCACCGTTGAAGTCGCTGCCCCGCGCCACGAGGTTCGGCACCGCAATCGCTTGTTGCATCGGCAGGTTCCAGTCGATCGCGGAAACCAGCGACTTTGCGACATAAGCGAGGATCGCACTGCCTCCCGCAGAACCGATCGCGCCCGCGAACTGGCCGTCGCTTGTCAGCAGAATGGTTGGCACCATCGACGAGCGCGGCCGCTTGCCGGGTGCAACGGCATTGGCCACGGGGCGCCCCTCGGTGTCGGTCGGGCTGAAGGAGAAATCCGTCAGCTGATTGTTGAGGAAAAAGCCGTCGACCATCCGGCCGGTGCCGAAAATCGACTCCACCGTCGTGGTCATCGACACGACGTTGCCGTCACGATCGCGAACGATGAAGTGGGATGTGCCTGCGGGCTCATGCGTCCGATCGGGTGCGCGAGCGTCGACCTGCGGCGGCGTTCCGGCCATCGGCGGTGCACCCGCGACATTCCCGATCAATCGCGCGCGTTGGTCCAAATAGCCGCCGTCCAGCAGCCCGCGAACATTGACCCGGACAAATGCCGGATCGCCCACGTAACGGTCGCGGTCAGCATACATCAGCCGACTTGCCTCGGCGAACAGGAACCATGCCTGCGGATCGGCGGCGCTGCGCTTGGCAATGTCGGTCCGCTCGAGCAGTCTGAGTAATTGCAGAAGCCCGACACCGCTCGCCGGCGGCGGCGGGGTGCAGACAAGATAGGCTCGGTACGGTCCGCACAGCGGCTCCCGCTTGACCGGTCGGTACGCGGCCAGGTCGGCCATCGTCATCGTTCCGCCGAGCGGGGCCGCGCGGGTCCGGGCGATAATCCTTGCAGCGGTGGACCCTCGGTAAAAGGCGGCCGTGCCCTGGTTGGCCAGGCGCTGCAGAAAGTCCCCATAGGCGGGGTTGCGGAGCCGGTCGCCGGCTTCCAGCAAGCCGCCCCCCGGTCGTGAGAAATAGGCCACCGCGTCGGGCGCGCTATTCTCGGGGAACTTGCCGCGGATCATCCTGGCCAAGCGTGGGCTGACGATGAAACCTTCCTTGGCGGTGCGCTCGGCATCGCCGAACAGGCTGTTCCACGGCAGCTTGCCGCGCTCGCGGTGCGCAAGGTCCAGCATCGCAAGCACACCGGGCACGCCCGTCGCTCGGCCGCTCAGCACCGCCTCGCCGAACGGCAAAGGCCTGCCACTCGGCCCAAGGAACATGGACGGACTCGCCTGCGCCGGCGCAACTTCGCGTCCATCGTAGATGGTGATCTTGCCCGACCTCCCGTCGAGATAGGTCATGAAGGCACCGCCCGCGACGCTGCTGCTCTGCGGCTCGACCAGCGACAGCATGGCCTGCATCGCCACGGCCGCATCGACCGCCGATCCGCCGCGCCGCAACACACTCGCTCCGGCCTCGGCGGCGAGCGGATTGGCGGCAATCACGAAGGGTGATGGCTGAACGGCGGCGTGTGACCGTGGCGTACGCGTGGTCTGCGCGCAGGATGCCGCAAGCAAGGCGCTGAGACACACAAGGACTCGGGGGAGACTCATGGGTCGGCGCTAACCCGCTGTCGCACGAGCGTCCATGCATGTCCGGTTGCAGGCCTTGCACTTCGCGGCAAAGCACGGCCAATACGGCGCCGGAGAGGATCCATGGGCCGCTTACTCGAACATTTCCCCAATCTCGTCACCATGTTCCTCGCGCGCGCCGAGGCTGGAGGCGACGCGCCGTTCCTTTGGGCCAAGCAGAACGGCGCGTGGAATCCGACGAGCTGGCGTGAGGCGGCGCGGCAGGTCGCCGCGCTGGCGCAAAGCCTGAAACGAATCGGTCTCCAGCCTGGCGACCGCGTCGCGCTGGTTAGCGAGAACCGGCCGGAATGGCTGATTTCCGACCTGGCGATCATGGCCGCCGGCTGCGTCACCGTCCCGACCTACACCACCAATACCACCCGCGATCATGCCCATATCCTCAGCAACAGCGGCGCCCGCGCAGCGATCGTCTCCACGCAGAAGCTCGCCCGCAACCTCATTCCCGCCGTGATGCTCGGGTCCGAATGCCGTCATGTGATCGGTATGGAGGAAGTTCGCACCGGCCAGTCGACCGAGCAACTTAGCTTCCATCACTGGCACGACTTCGCGGCGGGTGAGGGAAGCCGGGACGCCGTCGCGTTGCAGGTCGATCAGCTCCGGCGCGAGGATCTGGCCTGCATCATCTACACCAGCGGAACCGGCGGTGCGCCCCGCGGGGTCATGCAGCACCATGGCATGATCCTGCAGAACGTAGCCGCTGCCGCCGAGGTGATCTCCAGCGATTTCGGGTGGGGGGACGAGGCTTTCCTGTCCTTCCTCCCCGCAAGCCATGCCTATGAACATTCGGCGGGTCAGCACTTCCCCGTTGCCCTGGGCGGGCAAATCTATTTCGCAGAGAGCCTGGAGAAACTCGCCGCGAACATAGAGGAGACGCGGCCGACCATCATGGTAGTCGTTCCGCGCCTTTTCGAAATGCTTCGTGCGCGGATCATCAAGCAGATCGAAAAAGAAGGTGCCCTGGCGCAATATCTCCTTCGCCGCGCGCTTGAGATTGGCGAGCGTGAAGCCAGAGGCGAACGCCGGCTGTCGGATCTGCCGATGGACGCGGTCCTTTCGCTAACGCTGCGGCGGAAGGTGCGGGGGAGGTTCGGCGGCCGGATGAAGGCACTGGTATCCGGCGGCGCGCCGCTCAACCCGGAGGTCGGCCGGTTTTTTCAGTCGCTCGGCGTCACCCTTCTTCAAGGGTACGGCCAAACGGAGTCCGGGCCCATCGTCGCGGTCAATCGGCCGAGCACCGGCATCCGCATGGACAGCGTCGGCACCCCGCTGATGGGGAACGACGTGCGCATCGCTGCCGACGGCGAAATCCTCGTCCAGGGCGAGAATGTGATGCACGGATATTGGCGCAACGAGGAAGAAAGCGCCCGAGTCCTGGTGGACGCCGGAGACGGAAGCGGGACCTGGCTCCACACCGGCGATGTCGGCCATTTCGACGAGGCCGGGCGGATCGTCATCACCGACCGCAAGAAGGATCTGATCGTCAACG encodes:
- the ggt gene encoding gamma-glutamyltransferase; its protein translation is MSLPRVLVCLSALLAASCAQTTRTPRSHAAVQPSPFVIAANPLAAEAGASVLRRGGSAVDAAVAMQAMLSLVEPQSSSVAGGAFMTYLDGRSGKITIYDGREVAPAQASPSMFLGPSGRPLPFGEAVLSGRATGVPGVLAMLDLAHRERGKLPWNSLFGDAERTAKEGFIVSPRLARMIRGKFPENSAPDAVAYFSRPGGGLLEAGDRLRNPAYGDFLQRLANQGTAAFYRGSTAARIIARTRAAPLGGTMTMADLAAYRPVKREPLCGPYRAYLVCTPPPPASGVGLLQLLRLLERTDIAKRSAADPQAWFLFAEASRLMYADRDRYVGDPAFVRVNVRGLLDGGYLDQRARLIGNVAGAPPMAGTPPQVDARAPDRTHEPAGTSHFIVRDRDGNVVSMTTTVESIFGTGRMVDGFFLNNQLTDFSFSPTDTEGRPVANAVAPGKRPRSSMVPTILLTSDGQFAGAIGSAGGSAILAYVAKSLVSAIDWNLPMQQAIAVPNLVARGSDFNGEVTKFSPELLAALAGRGVTLKPGVGEDSGVHGVLIRDGQVDGGFDPRREGVVLVLPAL
- a CDS encoding AMP-dependent synthetase/ligase, whose product is MGRLLEHFPNLVTMFLARAEAGGDAPFLWAKQNGAWNPTSWREAARQVAALAQSLKRIGLQPGDRVALVSENRPEWLISDLAIMAAGCVTVPTYTTNTTRDHAHILSNSGARAAIVSTQKLARNLIPAVMLGSECRHVIGMEEVRTGQSTEQLSFHHWHDFAAGEGSRDAVALQVDQLRREDLACIIYTSGTGGAPRGVMQHHGMILQNVAAAAEVISSDFGWGDEAFLSFLPASHAYEHSAGQHFPVALGGQIYFAESLEKLAANIEETRPTIMVVVPRLFEMLRARIIKQIEKEGALAQYLLRRALEIGEREARGERRLSDLPMDAVLSLTLRRKVRGRFGGRMKALVSGGAPLNPEVGRFFQSLGVTLLQGYGQTESGPIVAVNRPSTGIRMDSVGTPLMGNDVRIAADGEILVQGENVMHGYWRNEEESARVLVDAGDGSGTWLHTGDVGHFDEAGRIVITDRKKDLIVNDKGDNVAPQRVEGMLTLQPEIAQAMVYGDRRPYLVAVLVPEKEIEGEADVQQRLQKAVDRVNADVSVIEKIRRFIIADAPFTIENEQLTPSMKIRRHMIKAAYGDRLDALYKKGH